The following DNA comes from Rhodothermales bacterium.
CTTGCCGAGGATTCGATTTACCTCGTCGGGGCGAAGCGGAGTCGGCTGGTCGCCCGTGGTCAGAAAGCCGACAACCGACGGGACATTGGAGATGACGTGCTGTAACTCCTTGTCCAAAAACGCATTTACAAGGACATAGCCAGGAAAAAACGTTTTTTCGCGCGTCCGTTTCTTGCCCTGACGCATTTCGAAAACGGTCTCCGTGGGGATCATGATATCGCCGAGCTTGTCCGTAAGCCCAATGCGCTCGACCTCGCTCTCTAGATACTGCTTGACCTTTTTCTCGTGCCCGGAGAAGGTCCGCAGTACGTACCACTTCCGAAGGTCTTGAACTTTGGTCTTTGTCATGACGGCTTGGCCCGACAGGGTAGTCGACTACTGATAAATGATCTCAAGAATC
Coding sequences within:
- the nusG gene encoding transcription termination/antitermination factor NusG; protein product: MTKTKVQDLRKWYVLRTFSGHEKKVKQYLESEVERIGLTDKLGDIMIPTETVFEMRQGKKRTREKTFFPGYVLVNAFLDKELQHVISNVPSVVGFLTTGDQPTPLRPDEVNRILGKIDEARELGEQPEIPFSEGDAVKVVDGPFNNFTGFVEEVYPDKMKVKVMVSIFGRKTPLELDYLQVEHEE